From Lycium ferocissimum isolate CSIRO_LF1 unplaced genomic scaffold, AGI_CSIRO_Lferr_CH_V1 ctg7595, whole genome shotgun sequence, a single genomic window includes:
- the LOC132045670 gene encoding uncharacterized protein LOC132045670 gives MDTSPLPGGDPAATSEAPASTETAGVAPTSPAPRSDNLDDMFSDTPPATGEAVGFGHLPIPRVTRAASRATETGSRDSLVRVFPAPSVEPRRTRSAMVTVPEDCSFLSRPVGVASYLRPLVSDSDKRKMVGVPWQCLINEGMHAGNRSVVLVNEAFIRAQQEVDDLKGQLDAQGRETEKFQHLLQEKEDQLNRAAALSNLQPELEAAKAENLRLKDELAGMVEKNRLLEADKVGLSQDNARFSSRLGELEATISQLRSELDSVKTDAVKMAERHRLLESENATDKEKLRVMEQKAEDRARICDELKSKFEEAAEANDILKAELESATQVQRILDEERSELVAKLAKAEADLEESLKDVEAAEARTTIAVEYERWKSRRATLEQAQQGLGDLPALILEARTIEEEAKKALDPESEDSERTVSENSGSSHTG, from the exons ATGGATACCAGCCCACTGCCCGGTGGTGACCCAGCTGCAACATCCGAGGCACCTGCTTCTACCGAGACCGCTGGGGTTGCTCCAACTTCTCCTGCGCCGAGGTCGGATAACCTCGATGACATGTTCTCGGATACACCACCTGCAACCGGGGAAGCTGTCGGTTTCGGACATCTCCCTATCCCTCGGGTCACGAGGGCAGCTAGCCGGGCCACCGAAACTGGTTCAAGGGATAGCCTAGTACGTGTCTTCCCGGCCCCTAGCGTGGAACCGAGAAGGACAAGGTCGGCCATGGTCACCGTCCCCGAGGATTGCAGCTTTTTGTCCCGTCCTGTGGGAGTAGCAAGCTATCTGAGGCCCCTCGTTTCGGACTCGGATAAGAGAAAGATGGTCGGAGTCCCCTGGCAGTGCCTCATTAACGAGGGCATGCACGCGGGTAACCGG AGTGTTGTGCTCGTCAATGAGGCCTTTATCCGTGCTCAGCAAGAGGTTGACGACCTAAAGGGCCAGCTGGATGCCCAAGGTCGTGAAACGGAGAAGTTCCAGCACCTTttgcaagaaaaagaagatcaatTGAACCGGGCCGCTGCCCTTTCCAACCTTCAACCCGAGCTCGAAGCGGCGAAGGCCGAAAATCTTCGTTTGAAGGATGAGTTGGCCGGAATGGTTGAAAAGAACCGGCTCCTGGAAGCGGATAAGGTCGGCCTTAGCCAAGACAATGCCCGTTTTTCTTCGAGGCTCGGTGAACTCGAGGCCACTATCTCTCAACTCCGAAGTGAGCTTGATTCGGTCAAGACTGATGCCGTGAAGATGGCCGAGAGGCATAGGCTGCTTGAATCCGAAAATGCTACGGACAAGGAGAAGTTGAGGGTAATGGAACAGAAAGCCGAGGATCGAGCCCGGATTTGCGACGAGCTCAAAAGCAAATTCGAGGAGGCAGCCGAGGCCAATGACATTCTTAAGGCCGAGCTTGAGTCGGCTACTCAAGTTCAAAGAATTCTCGACGAAGAGAGATCGGAATTAGTGGCTAAATTGGCCAAAGCTGAGGCCGACTTAGAAGAGTCTCTTAAGGACGTGGAGGCTGCCGAGGCTCGTACCACGATTGCGGTTGAATATGAACGGTGGAAGTCCCGGAGGGCTACCCTTGAACAAGCTCAACAAGGATTAGGGGACCTCCCGGCTCTGATACTCGAAGCCAGAACAATCGAGGAGGAGGCTAAGAAAGCCCTTGACCCCGAGTCTGAAGATTCCGAGAGAACAGTTTCCGAGAACTCCGGCTCCAGTCATACCGGGTAG